From a single Ornithorhynchus anatinus isolate Pmale09 chromosome 4, mOrnAna1.pri.v4, whole genome shotgun sequence genomic region:
- the OXR1 gene encoding oxidation resistance protein 1 isoform X11 — MSRLWYEKKERSQPVNHKYNLVVSVAEYHRRIDALNTEELRTLCRRLQIATKEDVNAKQATTVKAELESESFRPNLSDPSELLLPDQIEKLTKHLPPRTIGYPWTLVYGTGKHGTSLKTLYRTMLGLDTPVLMVIKDSDGQVFGALASEPFKVSDCFYGTGETFVFTFSPDFEIFKWTGDNMFFIKGDMDSLAFGGGGGEFALWLDGDLYHGRSHSCKTFGNHTLSKKEDFCIQDIEIWAFE; from the exons ATGTCTCGTCTCTGGTatgagaagaaggaaagaagccaACCAGTGAATCATAAATATAATCTG GTAGTGTCAGTGGCTGAGTACCACCGCAGGATCGATGCTCTAAATACTGAAGAACTGCGCACACTCTGCAGACGTCTCCAG atTGCAACAAAGGAAGACGTAAATGCAAAGCAGGCTACTACAGTCAAAGCAGAACTGGAGTCCGAATCCTTTCGGCCAAATCTTAGTGATCCCAGTGAGTTACTTCTGCCGGATCAAATTGAAAAG CTAACTAAACATCTGCCACCTCGAACAATCGGGTACCCATGGACTCTGGTCTATGGTACTGGGAAACATGGGACAAGCTTGAAGACCCTGTATCGGACAATGTTGGGCTTAGACACCCCAGTTTTGATGGTTATCAAAGACAGTGATGGTCAG GTATTTGGGGCATTAGCATCTGAACCATTTAAAGTGAGTGATTGCTTTTATGGTACTGGAGAGACATTTGTTTTTACTTTTTCTCCTGATTTTGAG ATCTTTAAATGGACAGGAGACAATATGTTTTTTATCAAAGGCGACATGGATTCCCTAGCATTTGGAGGAGGCGG gGGAGAATTTGCTCTCTGGCTCGATGGGGATCTCTACCATGGCAGAAGCCACTCTTGTAAAACCTTTGGGAATCATACACTTTCTAAGAAAGAAGATTTCTGTATACAAGACATTGAAATCTGGGCCTTTGAATAA